In one Hymenobacter sp. DG25B genomic region, the following are encoded:
- the fumC gene encoding class II fumarate hydratase, whose amino-acid sequence MTQFRQEKDTMGTVQVPQDAYYGAQTQRSIDNFQIAQDINRMPKEIIRAFAYLKKAAALTNRDAGILTAEKAELIGRVADEILEGKLDKEFPLVVWQTGSGTQSNMNVNEVIAYRGHVLNGGQLSDEKKFLAPNDDVNKSQSSNDTFPTAMHIAAYKILVEVTIPGIEKLRDTLRAKSEQFMHIVKIGRTHLMDATPLTVGQEFSGYVSQLDHGLRAIKNTLAHLSELALGGTAVGTGINTPPGYSENVAKHIADLTGLPFITAENKFEALAAHDAIVEAHGALKTVAASMMKIANDIRLLASGPRAGIGELHIPDNEPGSSIMPGKVNPTQCEAMTMVAAQVMGNDVAINIGGMSGHFELNVFKPVMIYNFLHSARLIGDVCVSFNDKCATGIEPLEANIKKHVDSSLMLVTALNPHIGYYKAAEIAQTAHKNGSTLKETALQLGYLTEEQFNEWLKPEDMVGEIKK is encoded by the coding sequence ATGACCCAGTTCCGCCAGGAGAAAGACACCATGGGCACCGTGCAGGTGCCCCAGGACGCCTACTACGGCGCCCAGACCCAGCGCTCCATCGACAACTTCCAGATTGCCCAGGACATCAACCGGATGCCCAAGGAAATCATCCGCGCGTTTGCTTACCTGAAGAAAGCCGCCGCCCTCACCAACCGCGACGCCGGCATTCTAACAGCTGAAAAAGCCGAGCTGATTGGCCGCGTGGCCGATGAGATTCTGGAAGGTAAGCTGGACAAGGAGTTTCCGCTGGTAGTGTGGCAAACCGGCTCGGGCACGCAGAGCAATATGAATGTGAACGAGGTAATTGCTTACCGCGGCCACGTGCTCAACGGCGGGCAGCTCTCGGATGAAAAGAAGTTTTTGGCCCCCAACGACGACGTTAACAAGAGCCAGAGCTCCAACGACACCTTCCCCACGGCCATGCACATTGCGGCCTACAAGATTCTGGTGGAGGTTACCATTCCCGGCATTGAGAAGCTGCGCGATACGCTGCGGGCCAAGAGCGAGCAGTTTATGCACATCGTAAAAATCGGCCGCACGCACCTGATGGATGCTACGCCGCTTACGGTGGGTCAGGAGTTCAGCGGCTACGTGTCGCAGCTCGACCATGGCCTGCGCGCCATCAAAAACACGCTGGCGCACCTTTCCGAGCTGGCCCTGGGCGGCACCGCCGTGGGTACGGGCATCAACACGCCTCCCGGCTACTCCGAAAACGTGGCCAAACACATTGCCGACCTCACCGGCCTGCCCTTCATCACCGCCGAAAACAAGTTTGAAGCCCTGGCCGCTCACGATGCCATTGTGGAGGCCCACGGCGCCCTGAAAACGGTAGCTGCCAGCATGATGAAAATAGCCAACGACATCCGCCTACTGGCCTCAGGCCCGCGCGCCGGCATCGGCGAGCTGCACATCCCCGACAACGAGCCCGGCTCCAGCATTATGCCCGGCAAGGTGAACCCCACCCAGTGCGAGGCCATGACCATGGTAGCCGCGCAGGTAATGGGCAACGACGTAGCCATCAACATTGGCGGCATGAGCGGCCACTTCGAGCTGAACGTGTTCAAGCCCGTGATGATTTACAACTTCCTGCACTCGGCCCGCCTCATCGGCGACGTGTGCGTGAGCTTTAATGATAAGTGCGCCACCGGCATCGAGCCCCTGGAAGCCAACATCAAAAAGCACGTGGATTCGTCGCTGATGCTGGTAACGGCCCTGAACCCGCACATTGGCTACTATAAAGCCGCCGAAATTGCGCAAACGGCCCACAAAAACGGCTCTACCCTGAAAGAAACGGCCCTTCAACTGGGCTACCTCACGGAGGAGCAGTTTAATGAGTGGCTGAAGCCCGAGGACATGGTAGGCGAGATTAAGAAGTAG